One candidate division WOR-3 bacterium DNA window includes the following coding sequences:
- a CDS encoding UMP kinase, producing MSEDSDLKFNSFVLKITGEVFRSPSTLNRICREIAHLPVKRALVVGGGNLIRGRTADWEKRLLFDRIGLLSTVINGLLLEETLRRYCDPFHLSSLPIPGVVEGYSKEKAEGAFLACRPVIISGGTGNPFFSTDTACALRAVELKVELVMKGTRVKGVYSKDPEKFRNAKFYKELTYERVLRERLEVMDQTALLLLAEAKVPLVVFDIFQEGNIRRILNKEKVGSWIC from the coding sequence GTGAGTGAAGATTCTGACCTTAAATTTAACAGTTTCGTCTTAAAAATCACGGGGGAGGTTTTTCGATCGCCGTCGACTCTCAACCGCATCTGTCGGGAAATTGCCCATCTTCCGGTCAAAAGGGCTTTAGTTGTGGGTGGAGGGAATTTAATTCGGGGCCGAACTGCCGATTGGGAAAAGAGACTTCTTTTTGACCGGATTGGACTTTTGTCAACCGTCATCAATGGCCTCTTATTAGAAGAGACCCTGCGCCGTTATTGTGACCCTTTTCATCTCTCTTCTCTGCCTATTCCTGGTGTCGTGGAAGGTTATTCTAAAGAGAAGGCGGAAGGGGCTTTTCTCGCTTGCCGTCCGGTCATTATCTCTGGGGGAACCGGTAACCCATTTTTCTCAACCGATACCGCTTGTGCCCTAAGGGCGGTTGAGTTAAAAGTAGAGTTGGTGATGAAGGGGACAAGGGTTAAAGGGGTATATTCTAAAGACCCGGAAAAATTTAGAAACGCCAAATTTTATAAAGAACTTACCTACGAGAGGGTTTTAAGGGAGAGGTTAGAAGTTATGGACCAGACCGCTTTGCTCCTTTTAGCGGAGGCAAAGGTGCCTCTGGTGGTCTTTGATATCTTTCAGGAAGGTAATATCCGGAGGATACTAAATAAAGAAAAGGTTGGGAGTTGGATATGTTAG